From the Clupea harengus chromosome 15, Ch_v2.0.2, whole genome shotgun sequence genome, one window contains:
- the rnf8 gene encoding E3 ubiquitin-protein ligase rnf8 isoform X2, with amino-acid sequence MERTANCISTSTDDEDDVVDDEIWCLQRIGKETDWLRLFENAEVTIGRGMDVTHRLLSVTCPLMISRKHCIFKQTASGQWTVSDNMSVNGVWVNKERIPVGVPHVLEEGNTIWIGVPLNEAPVEYEYTLVRRRLHEVEGSLAKPLCPGMYSYKFIKHKMAKRKRPVDEAEVRTSPSSKSKLQRCCTPDHSPTPRSPLKPPCPERTPCPTGASPEAGPSEVAPAQGKTPTGGGLNAPEVGGHGLESVRHYGQNMQALKEQVEDTQKQVDVLEGQLQQDAQREQEVSGLRAQLEMLQGQLRSQQKQALSRMKSLEKTYCDEERRLEMEKAQQKEEGLRKQLEQALQEHRQVIAELKNSCQGFEEILQAKDKELEEEKEKAKAQKEEVVTQMTEVLESELQCIICSELFIEAVTLNCAHSFCLHCIRAWRQRKDECPICRQAISSEARSLVLDNCIDRMVEQLSADMKQRRLDLIAQRKGERSDSSNSSSAVKETRQPRPQQRRSRQRRR; translated from the exons ATGGAAAGGACAGCGAATTGTATTTCTACTTCTACAGACGATGAGGACGACGTAGTTGATGATGAAATATGGTGTTTACAACGAATCGGGAAAGAAACAGATTGGCTCCGTTTATTCGAAAATGCAGag GTTACAATCGGACGCGGCATGGATGTTACACATCGGTTATTATCCGTGACCTGCCCTCTCATGATATCTAGGAAGCACTGTATTTTCAAACAAACCGCCAGTGGTCAATGGACAGTATCTGACAATATG AGTGTGAATGGTGTGTGGGTGAACAAGGAGCGAATACCTGTTGGGGTACCTCATGTTTTGGAGGAGGGGAACACCATTTGGATCGGGGTGCCCTTGAATGAAGCCCCAGTGGAGTATGAATACACGCTGGTTCGCCGACGCCTGCACGAGGTGGAAGGCTCCCTGGCCAAGCCGCTCTGCCCCGGCATGTACTCTTACAAGTTTATCAAGCACAAGATGGCCAAACGGAAACGTCCAGTGGATGAGGCCGAGGTGCGTACCTCGCCCAGCTCCAAATCGAAGTTGCAACGCTGCTGCACTCCAGACCACTCCCCTACCCCGCGCTCCCCTTTAAAGCCCCCATGCCCTGAGAGGACTCCCTGCCCCACTGGGGCTTCTCCGGAGGCTGGGCCCAGCGAGGTTGCCCCCGCTCAGGGCAAGACGCCTACAGGGGGCGGCCTGAATGCTCCAGAGGTGGGCGGCCATGGGCTGGAGAGCGTGCGGCACTACGGCCAGAACATGCAGGCGCTGAAGGAGCAGGTGGAGGACACGCAGAAGCAGGTTGACGTGCTGGAGGGCCAGCTGCAGCAGGACGcccagagggagcaggaggtgaGCGGCCTGCGGGCCCAGCTGGAGATGCTGCAAGGCCAGCTGCGCAGTCAGCAGAAGCAGGCCCTCAGCCGGATGAAGAGCCTGGAGAAGACCTACtgtgatgaagagaggagactgGAG ATGGAGAAAGCTCAACAGAAGGAAGAGGGATTGAGGAAGCAACTGGAGCAGGCTTTACAAGAA CACAGACAAGTGATTGCAGAACTGAAAAACTCTTGCCAAGGTTTCGAAGAGATTCTCCAGGCCAAAGACAAAGAGCTAGAG gaagagaaggagaaggccaAGGCtcagaaggaggaggtggtgacGCAGATGACCGAGGTGCTCGAGAGCGAACTGCAGTGCATCATCTGCTCCGAGCTCTTCATTGAG GCGGTGACCCTGAACTGCGCCCACAGTTTCTGCCTGCACTGCATCCGGGCGTGGCGGCAGCGCAAGGACGAGTGTCCCATCTGCCGGCAGGCCATTAGCTCCGAGGCGCGGTCCCTCGTGCTGGACAACTGCATTGACCGCATGGTGGAGCAGCTGAGCGCCGACATGAAGCAGCGACGCCTTGACCTCATCGCCCAGAGGAAAGGTGAGAG GTCAGACTCCAGCAACTCCTCCTCGGCGGTCAAAGAAACGCGACAGCCACGGCCTCAGCAGCGACGATCCCGACAGCGGCGACGatag
- the rnf8 gene encoding E3 ubiquitin-protein ligase rnf8 isoform X1, translated as MERTANCISTSTDDEDDVVDDEIWCLQRIGKETDWLRLFENAEVTIGRGMDVTHRLLSVTCPLMISRKHCIFKQTASGQWTVSDNMSVNGVWVNKERIPVGVPHVLEEGNTIWIGVPLNEAPVEYEYTLVRRRLHEVEGSLAKPLCPGMYSYKFIKHKMAKRKRPVDEAEVRTSPSSKSKLQRCCTPDHSPTPRSPLKPPCPERTPCPTGASPEAGPSEVAPAQGKTPTGGGLNAPEVGGHGLESVRHYGQNMQALKEQVEDTQKQVDVLEGQLQQDAQREQEVSGLRAQLEMLQGQLRSQQKQALSRMKSLEKTYCDEERRLEMEKAQQKEEGLRKQLEQALQEHRQVIAELKNSCQGFEEILQAKDKELEEEKEKAKAQKEEVVTQMTEVLESELQCIICSELFIEAVTLNCAHSFCLHCIRAWRQRKDECPICRQAISSEARSLVLDNCIDRMVEQLSADMKQRRLDLIAQRKGQTPATPPRRSKKRDSHGLSSDDPDSGDDSSISSINSGSLNSGSIYPFFGAEDSWDSSLSSSSPSSGLSQDSSSFSSDEEEEDHRDSF; from the exons ATGGAAAGGACAGCGAATTGTATTTCTACTTCTACAGACGATGAGGACGACGTAGTTGATGATGAAATATGGTGTTTACAACGAATCGGGAAAGAAACAGATTGGCTCCGTTTATTCGAAAATGCAGag GTTACAATCGGACGCGGCATGGATGTTACACATCGGTTATTATCCGTGACCTGCCCTCTCATGATATCTAGGAAGCACTGTATTTTCAAACAAACCGCCAGTGGTCAATGGACAGTATCTGACAATATG AGTGTGAATGGTGTGTGGGTGAACAAGGAGCGAATACCTGTTGGGGTACCTCATGTTTTGGAGGAGGGGAACACCATTTGGATCGGGGTGCCCTTGAATGAAGCCCCAGTGGAGTATGAATACACGCTGGTTCGCCGACGCCTGCACGAGGTGGAAGGCTCCCTGGCCAAGCCGCTCTGCCCCGGCATGTACTCTTACAAGTTTATCAAGCACAAGATGGCCAAACGGAAACGTCCAGTGGATGAGGCCGAGGTGCGTACCTCGCCCAGCTCCAAATCGAAGTTGCAACGCTGCTGCACTCCAGACCACTCCCCTACCCCGCGCTCCCCTTTAAAGCCCCCATGCCCTGAGAGGACTCCCTGCCCCACTGGGGCTTCTCCGGAGGCTGGGCCCAGCGAGGTTGCCCCCGCTCAGGGCAAGACGCCTACAGGGGGCGGCCTGAATGCTCCAGAGGTGGGCGGCCATGGGCTGGAGAGCGTGCGGCACTACGGCCAGAACATGCAGGCGCTGAAGGAGCAGGTGGAGGACACGCAGAAGCAGGTTGACGTGCTGGAGGGCCAGCTGCAGCAGGACGcccagagggagcaggaggtgaGCGGCCTGCGGGCCCAGCTGGAGATGCTGCAAGGCCAGCTGCGCAGTCAGCAGAAGCAGGCCCTCAGCCGGATGAAGAGCCTGGAGAAGACCTACtgtgatgaagagaggagactgGAG ATGGAGAAAGCTCAACAGAAGGAAGAGGGATTGAGGAAGCAACTGGAGCAGGCTTTACAAGAA CACAGACAAGTGATTGCAGAACTGAAAAACTCTTGCCAAGGTTTCGAAGAGATTCTCCAGGCCAAAGACAAAGAGCTAGAG gaagagaaggagaaggccaAGGCtcagaaggaggaggtggtgacGCAGATGACCGAGGTGCTCGAGAGCGAACTGCAGTGCATCATCTGCTCCGAGCTCTTCATTGAG GCGGTGACCCTGAACTGCGCCCACAGTTTCTGCCTGCACTGCATCCGGGCGTGGCGGCAGCGCAAGGACGAGTGTCCCATCTGCCGGCAGGCCATTAGCTCCGAGGCGCGGTCCCTCGTGCTGGACAACTGCATTGACCGCATGGTGGAGCAGCTGAGCGCCGACATGAAGCAGCGACGCCTTGACCTCATCGCCCAGAGGAAAG GTCAGACTCCAGCAACTCCTCCTCGGCGGTCAAAGAAACGCGACAGCCACGGCCTCAGCAGCGACGATCCCGACAGCGGCGACGatagcagcatcagcagcatcaacaGCGGCTCCCTCAACAGCGGCTCCATCTACCCCTTCTTCGGTGCAGAGGACAGCTGGGACAGCAGCTTGTCCTCTTCATCGCCCTCCTCGGGCCTGAGCCAGGACagttcctccttctcctcagacgaggaggaggaagaccacAGGGATTCCTTTTAA
- the LOC105899426 gene encoding alpha-1,6-mannosyl-glycoprotein 2-beta-N-acetylglucosaminyltransferase has product MFIAQCVKMRFRLLRRNVIAFVLVSLAVFILMYTKFAIVSDKPPETPPQLNTQTTAISKFQYGSVMDMRTSVYDSNFKQTIQNDDKFPGDPEVTIIVQVHNRPAYLRMLVQSLENAADVHKFLVIFSHDYFSQEIADIVQGITFCKVLQIYFPYSRQLYPVEFPGQDPKDCPRDMAKADAIKSGCLNAEHPDSYGHYREASITQTKHHWWWKLHFVWERVHTLQGFSGYTIFIEEDNYILPDFYQFFKGMLEHKKSDCPDCDILALGNHDGLGRFQELSGKLETASWLSTKHNIGMGISREVYYKLMGCNNEYCTYDDYNWDWTLQNLSGTCISKPLKVLVARGSRVLHTGDCGLHQKEACRPELAQTKVQESLLQAKPALFPQTFTVMDHGLAQHQPHMKNGGWGDIRDHALCKNYAKRL; this is encoded by the coding sequence ATGTTTATAGCTCAATGTGTCAAAATGAGATTCAGACTTCTCCGAAGAAACGTAATTGCCTTCGTGCTCGTCTCGTTAGCTGTGTTCATTTTGATGTACACAAAGTTTGCTATAGTCTCAGACAAACCTCCTGAGACCCCACCTCAGTTGAACACCCAAACCACAGCCATAAGCAAGTTTCAGTATGGATCAGTCATGGACATGCGCACGTCGGTGTATGACAGTAATTTCAAACAGACTATTCAGAATGATGACAAATTCCCAGGTGACCCCGAAGTGACCATCATTGTGCAAGTCCACAACAGGCCAGCTTACCTCAGAATGTTGGTTCAGTCATTGGAAAATGCTGCAGATGTTCACAAGTTTTTGGTGATCTTCAGTCATGATTATTTTTCCCAGGAAATAGCCGATATAGTGCAGGGGATAACCTTCTGCAAGGTTCTGCAAATTTATTTTCCTTACAGCCGACAGCTCTATCCAGTTGAGTTTCCTGGACAGGACCCAAAAGACTGTCCGAGAGATATGGCAAAGGCTGATGCCATCAAATCAGGATGCCTCAATGCTGAGCACCCAGACTCCTACGGTCATTATCGGGAGGCCTCCATCACACAGACTAAACACCACTGGTGGTGGAAACTGCACTTTGTGTGGGAGCGGGTACACACTCTTCAGGGATTCAGCGGTTACACCATCTTCATAGAGGAGGACAACTACATCCTCCCGGACTTTTATCAGTTCTTCAAGGGCATGTTAGAGCACAAGAAATCTGACTGCCCGGACTGCGATATCCTGGCCCTTGGCAACCACGACGGCCTGGGCCGCTTTCAGGAATTATCAGGCAAGTTGGAGACGGCGAGCTGGCTGTCAACAAAACATAACATCGGCATGGGCATCTCCAGGGAGGTCTACTACAAGCTGATGGGCTGCAACAATGAATACTGCACCTACGACGACTACAACTGGGACTGGACCCTGCAGAACCTCTCTGGAACGTGCATCTCCAAGCCTCTGAAGGTGCTTGTGGCTCGGGGCTCCAGGGTGCTGCACACCGGCGACTGTGGCCTGCACCAGAAGGAGGCCTGTCGCCCTGAACTGGCCCAGACGAAGGTGCAAGAGTCTCTCCTGCAGGCCAAGCCAGCCCTCTTTCCCCAGACTTTCACTGTGATGGACCATGGCCTCGCACAGCACCAGCCGCACATGaaaaatggggggtggggggacatcCGAGATCATGCACTATGTAAAAACTATGCCAAACGCCTGTAA